In Devosia beringensis, a single window of DNA contains:
- a CDS encoding extracellular solute-binding protein: MTRNTLLGAASTLAVIALTASPVMAQTKFEFWYGLSGDLSDRIQDMCKTFNESQADYEIVCISQNDYDTNLQNTIAAFRANKQPTVTQIFDAGTLDLMLSEAYLPIGQLMTDNGFDIDWSNYFSGIASYYSTSKGELLSMPFNSSTAMIYYNTDALAKVGFDGLPTTWTEVEDIARKMKAAGYECPVAFDPAGAWQWFEQFSAIHNQPIATKGNGFGGLDAEMVVSKGLFVDQLTWFKAMYDEGLFVHKGKDVGEGDLDSFANGNCQIFSGSIASHGSVTAKAIDGLNWDVAMLPMLEGHERTNSLVGGASLWTLKGKSEEEYKGAAAFYNFLATPEQTEWWSTVTGYIPVTNTGFEAMTEKGFYTEAPYKGREKAIESLTFTPPTENTRGIRLGNYASIRAEMVKTMQDVMFNNAPVQAALESFDAKGNDILRRFQATYKDAVLP; this comes from the coding sequence ATGACACGCAACACGCTGCTCGGTGCAGCCTCAACCCTCGCCGTAATCGCGCTGACCGCGTCCCCCGTCATGGCTCAGACCAAGTTCGAGTTCTGGTATGGCTTGTCGGGTGACCTGAGCGATCGCATTCAGGACATGTGCAAGACCTTCAACGAGTCGCAGGCCGACTACGAGATCGTCTGCATCAGCCAGAACGACTACGACACCAATCTGCAGAACACGATTGCCGCCTTCCGCGCCAACAAGCAGCCCACCGTCACCCAGATTTTCGACGCCGGCACGCTCGACCTGATGCTGAGCGAGGCCTATCTGCCGATCGGCCAGCTGATGACCGACAATGGCTTCGACATCGACTGGTCGAACTATTTCTCCGGCATCGCCTCCTATTATTCGACCTCGAAGGGCGAACTGCTGTCGATGCCGTTCAACTCCTCGACGGCGATGATCTATTACAATACCGACGCGCTGGCCAAGGTCGGCTTTGACGGCCTGCCCACCACCTGGACCGAAGTCGAAGACATTGCCCGCAAGATGAAGGCAGCTGGCTACGAGTGCCCCGTCGCGTTTGACCCGGCTGGCGCCTGGCAGTGGTTCGAGCAGTTCTCGGCCATCCACAACCAGCCCATCGCCACCAAGGGCAATGGCTTTGGCGGCCTCGACGCCGAAATGGTCGTCAGCAAGGGCCTCTTCGTGGACCAGCTGACCTGGTTCAAGGCCATGTATGACGAAGGCCTGTTTGTCCATAAGGGCAAGGATGTCGGCGAGGGTGACCTCGACTCGTTCGCCAATGGCAATTGCCAGATCTTTTCGGGTTCGATCGCCAGCCATGGCAGCGTCACTGCCAAGGCCATCGACGGCCTGAACTGGGACGTTGCCATGCTGCCCATGCTCGAAGGTCATGAGCGCACCAACAGCCTCGTGGGCGGCGCTTCGCTGTGGACCCTCAAGGGCAAGTCGGAAGAAGAATACAAGGGCGCTGCCGCGTTCTACAACTTCCTGGCCACCCCTGAGCAGACCGAATGGTGGTCGACCGTGACCGGCTATATCCCCGTCACCAATACCGGCTTTGAAGCCATGACCGAAAAGGGCTTCTACACCGAAGCTCCCTATAAGGGCCGCGAAAAGGCCATTGAAAGCCTGACCTTCACCCCACCGACCGAAAATACCCGCGGCATCCGCCTGGGCAATTACGCCTCGATCCGCGCCGAGATGGTCAAGACCATGCAGGACGTGATGTTCAACAATGCACCGGTCCAGGCCGCGCTGGAAAGCTTCGATGCCAAGGGCAACGACATCCTGCGCCGCTTCCAGGCCACCTACAAGGACGCCGTTCTCCCCTGA
- a CDS encoding ABC transporter permease subunit: MERRAFFNNGSLPWLLIGPQLLLVMVFFYWPTTQALYWAFTLEQPWGGGNSWVGWENFLNIFRDSDYWSTVIRSAFYASCTTVLSMAMALTLAVFVDRSLKGTRLFQSVFVWPYAIAAPAAGVAFRFIFAPEAGLVGAINDVFPGIWNPAINGFQALAMIIVCHSWLGIGYNFIFFLAALQMIPRSISEAGAMDGARPFTRMIDLQLPLIAPTAFFLLIINLISSFTDSFGLIDTMTEGGPFGSTEVMVYKIYFDGFKGLDYSGAAAQSIVLMLLVISLTFVQFKWVEKRIHYT, translated from the coding sequence ATGGAACGTCGCGCATTTTTCAACAATGGCTCCCTGCCCTGGCTGCTGATCGGGCCGCAATTGCTGCTGGTCATGGTATTTTTCTACTGGCCCACGACGCAGGCGCTCTATTGGGCGTTCACGCTCGAGCAGCCCTGGGGCGGCGGCAATAGCTGGGTCGGCTGGGAGAATTTCCTCAACATCTTCCGCGACAGTGACTACTGGAGCACCGTGATCCGCAGCGCCTTTTACGCCAGCTGCACCACCGTGCTGTCCATGGCCATGGCGCTGACCCTGGCGGTGTTCGTCGATCGCTCGCTCAAGGGCACACGGCTGTTCCAGTCGGTCTTTGTCTGGCCCTATGCCATTGCCGCCCCCGCTGCCGGGGTGGCCTTCCGCTTCATCTTTGCCCCCGAGGCCGGTCTCGTCGGCGCCATCAACGACGTCTTTCCCGGCATCTGGAACCCGGCCATCAATGGCTTCCAGGCGCTGGCCATGATCATCGTCTGCCATTCCTGGCTGGGCATCGGCTACAATTTCATCTTCTTCCTCGCCGCCCTGCAGATGATCCCGCGCTCGATTTCCGAGGCCGGGGCCATGGACGGCGCGCGGCCCTTTACCCGCATGATCGACCTGCAGCTGCCGCTGATCGCACCGACCGCCTTCTTCCTGCTCATCATCAACCTGATTTCGAGCTTCACCGACAGCTTCGGCCTGATCGACACCATGACCGAAGGCGGCCCGTTCGGGAGCACCGAGGTGATGGTCTACAAGATCTATTTCGACGGCTTCAAGGGGCTCGACTATTCGGGCGCCGCCGCCCAGTCGATCGTGCTCATGCTGCTCGTCATCTCGCTCACCTTCGTCCAGTTCAAATGGGTCGAAAAGCGCATCCACTATACCTGA
- a CDS encoding ABC transporter permease subunit: MIERSPFFDFVTYAVMVFGMFFVLVPFWITFVAGSQSLQEVSQVPISLLPSSHLLDNLQAAWARADLGPKMLNSFIVAVGVTTGKIILAALSAFAIVFFNFRGRMICFWLIFATLMLPLEVRIVPTYAIAANALQPFQFILDTLGLTGLVETLSGIRIGLEWNLLNSYPGLILPLVATATGTFLYRQFFMTIPDELVEASKMDGAGPMRFFFEVLIPLSRTNMLALATIMFVSSWNQYLWPLLITTDRANFGTVVMQLKALIPDPNGTPDWNVTMAGALIIMLPPLLVVAFMQRWFVRGLISNDK, translated from the coding sequence ATGATCGAACGTTCGCCTTTCTTCGACTTCGTTACCTATGCGGTGATGGTGTTCGGCATGTTCTTCGTGCTGGTGCCGTTCTGGATCACCTTCGTGGCCGGCTCGCAGTCGCTGCAGGAAGTCAGCCAGGTGCCGATTTCGCTGCTGCCCTCGAGCCATCTGCTCGACAACCTGCAGGCCGCCTGGGCGCGGGCCGATCTCGGCCCGAAAATGCTCAACAGTTTCATCGTGGCGGTCGGGGTCACCACCGGCAAGATCATCCTGGCGGCCCTGTCGGCCTTTGCCATCGTGTTCTTCAACTTCCGCGGCCGGATGATCTGCTTCTGGCTGATCTTTGCCACGCTGATGCTGCCGCTCGAAGTGCGCATCGTGCCGACCTATGCCATCGCCGCCAATGCGCTGCAGCCCTTCCAGTTCATCCTCGACACGCTGGGGCTGACCGGGCTGGTCGAGACGCTTTCGGGGATCCGCATAGGGCTGGAATGGAACCTGCTCAACTCCTATCCCGGGCTGATCCTGCCGCTGGTGGCCACCGCCACCGGCACCTTTCTCTACCGCCAGTTCTTCATGACCATTCCCGACGAGCTGGTGGAAGCCTCCAAGATGGATGGCGCCGGGCCGATGCGCTTCTTCTTCGAAGTGCTGATCCCGCTCAGCCGCACCAATATGCTGGCGCTGGCCACGATCATGTTCGTCTCGAGCTGGAACCAGTATCTGTGGCCGCTGCTGATCACCACCGACCGGGCCAATTTCGGCACCGTGGTGATGCAGCTCAAGGCCCTGATCCCCGATCCCAATGGCACGCCCGACTGGAACGTCACCATGGCGGGCGCCCTCATCATCATGCTGCCGCCTTTGCTGGTCGTAGCCTTCATGCAGCGCTGGTTCGTGCGCGGCCTCATCTCCAACGACAAGTGA
- a CDS encoding ABC transporter ATP-binding protein — MSAISISGVKKRYAKSKAHVIHGVDVEIEAGEFVVILGPSGCGKSTLLRMIAGLEEISEGEIAIGGTVVNKLEPRERGCAMVFQNYALYPHMTVRQNVGYALKVAGMKKPEREIKVMKVATSVGLEPYLDRKPGELSGGQRQRVAMARAMVREPKVFLFDEPFSNLDAKLRVAMRAEVRGLHRSLGVTSVFVTHDQTEAMTLADRLIIMNQGVVEQVGRPSEVYHRPASLFVADFIGSPAMNLIRGFFSDDGYFRHGQGGMIHLPSLSSGLASQEVSLGVRPELVRRVPAGTKGAIAAVVDYTEELGAARLVYANADGSRIIAIDTGNDALGTGLPIHLSFEAVDTHVFSHDTGRRVDLGAANTSATNARINA, encoded by the coding sequence ATGTCAGCCATCAGCATTTCCGGCGTCAAGAAGCGCTATGCCAAGAGCAAGGCCCATGTCATCCATGGCGTGGATGTCGAGATCGAAGCCGGCGAATTCGTCGTCATCCTGGGGCCATCGGGCTGCGGCAAGTCCACTTTGCTGCGCATGATTGCCGGGCTTGAAGAGATCAGCGAAGGCGAGATCGCCATCGGCGGCACCGTGGTCAACAAGCTCGAGCCGCGCGAGCGTGGCTGCGCCATGGTGTTCCAGAACTATGCGCTCTATCCGCATATGACGGTGCGTCAGAATGTCGGCTATGCCCTCAAGGTGGCCGGCATGAAAAAGCCCGAGCGCGAGATCAAGGTGATGAAGGTCGCCACCTCGGTGGGCCTTGAACCCTATCTCGACCGCAAGCCGGGCGAACTGTCGGGCGGCCAGCGCCAGCGCGTCGCCATGGCCCGCGCCATGGTGCGCGAGCCCAAGGTGTTCCTGTTCGACGAGCCCTTTTCCAACCTCGATGCCAAGCTGCGCGTGGCCATGCGCGCCGAGGTGCGGGGCCTGCATCGCAGCCTTGGCGTCACCTCGGTGTTCGTCACCCATGACCAGACCGAAGCCATGACCCTGGCCGACCGGCTGATCATCATGAACCAGGGCGTGGTCGAGCAGGTGGGCCGGCCCAGCGAGGTCTATCACCGCCCCGCCAGCCTCTTTGTCGCCGATTTCATCGGCTCCCCCGCCATGAACCTGATCCGCGGCTTTTTCAGCGATGACGGCTATTTCCGCCATGGCCAGGGCGGCATGATCCATCTGCCCAGCCTCTCGTCGGGCCTGGCCAGCCAGGAAGTGTCGCTGGGCGTGCGGCCCGAGCTGGTGCGCCGCGTCCCCGCCGGCACCAAGGGCGCCATCGCCGCCGTGGTCGATTATACCGAAGAGCTGGGCGCTGCCCGGCTGGTCTATGCCAATGCCGATGGCAGCCGCATCATCGCCATCGATACCGGCAATGACGCGCTGGGCACCGGCCTGCCGATCCACCTGAGCTTCGAAGCCGTCGACACGCATGTCTTCAGCCACGATACCGGCCGCCGCGTCGATCTGGGCGCCGCCAATACGTCTGCCACCAATGCCCGCATCAACGCCTGA
- a CDS encoding TIM barrel protein codes for MSNIIATGFNAGSDDGELFSLEADLRRLADIGVDTVELGLTSIDLITGGRILPERLERLLAITSQFDFRYTVHGLVSSNFMDPDTQKYQLAAAKALVEVCDRLDSRILVQHGGCLRADQIHERAGADQREREALTELADFARPYGVRIALENIFTTELGQYRQTPSEVAATVKAVNHPHVVALIDFSHAYIESTYKGLSFYEEIAAMAPVTGHLHVHDSFGRPQGFYKPFFPQENTAMGIGDLHMPLGWGDIDWDRIFGGLQFLPETVMMMEIGHRHRSEQPESLRRARQLAGLDQPQSVAAQ; via the coding sequence ATGAGCAATATCATTGCAACGGGTTTCAATGCCGGTTCGGATGACGGCGAACTGTTCAGCCTCGAGGCTGACCTGCGCCGTCTGGCCGATATCGGCGTCGACACGGTCGAGCTGGGCTTGACCAGCATTGACCTCATCACCGGCGGCCGCATCCTGCCCGAGCGGCTCGAGCGCCTGCTCGCCATCACCAGCCAGTTCGATTTCCGCTACACCGTGCATGGCCTGGTCTCGTCCAACTTCATGGACCCGGACACGCAGAAGTACCAGTTGGCCGCCGCCAAGGCGCTAGTGGAAGTCTGCGACCGCCTTGACTCCCGTATCCTCGTGCAGCATGGCGGGTGCCTGCGCGCCGACCAGATCCATGAGCGTGCCGGCGCCGACCAGCGCGAGCGCGAAGCCCTGACCGAGCTGGCCGATTTTGCCCGCCCCTATGGTGTGCGCATTGCGCTGGAAAACATCTTCACCACCGAGCTGGGTCAGTATCGCCAGACCCCCAGCGAAGTGGCCGCGACGGTCAAGGCCGTCAACCACCCCCATGTCGTGGCGCTGATCGACTTCAGCCACGCCTATATCGAGAGCACCTATAAGGGCCTGAGCTTTTACGAAGAGATCGCCGCCATGGCGCCGGTCACCGGCCATCTGCACGTGCATGACAGCTTCGGCCGCCCGCAGGGCTTCTACAAGCCGTTCTTCCCGCAGGAAAACACAGCCATGGGTATTGGCGACCTGCACATGCCGCTGGGCTGGGGCGATATCGACTGGGACCGCATTTTCGGCGGCCTGCAGTTCCTGCCCGAGACCGTGATGATGATGGAAATCGGCCACCGTCACCGCAGCGAACAGCCCGAAAGCCTGCGCCGCGCCCGCCAGCTCGCCGGGCTGGATCAGCCGCAGTCTGTCGCGGCACAGTAA
- a CDS encoding IS110 family RNA-guided transposase: MIFSPDYVGVDVSKKHLDLAITGSSRLRVSNNPAGMARLVQKISSLTRPHLVCEATGSYTRLMARSLSQHGIALSTINPRRVRDLARADGLLAKTDAIDAAAILRFAHLMHPDPDPLYDPNAVEMADLVRRRRQMVDMLAMEKQRREHPEAALAQASIDAHIGFLSSQIGEMDRAITRQIDSDATLRRRAELLTTIPGIGQTTAAVLLAEMPELGGIGNKQAAALAGVAPFNRDSGEMRGQAHIAGGRLSVRCALYMATLSAIRANPPIRDFYKRLRAQGKPGKLAIVAAMRKLITTANAVLANNTPWHTNTA, encoded by the coding sequence ATGATTTTTTCCCCAGACTATGTTGGTGTCGACGTCTCCAAGAAGCACCTGGATCTGGCCATCACCGGCTCGAGCAGGTTGCGCGTGTCCAATAATCCGGCTGGCATGGCTCGGTTGGTGCAAAAGATCTCCAGCCTGACCCGGCCCCATCTGGTCTGTGAGGCCACCGGCAGCTATACGCGGCTGATGGCCCGCTCGCTCAGCCAGCATGGCATCGCGCTGAGCACGATTAACCCGCGCCGGGTGCGCGATCTGGCTCGGGCCGACGGGCTGCTGGCCAAGACCGATGCGATTGACGCCGCGGCGATCCTGCGCTTCGCTCACCTGATGCACCCAGATCCCGACCCCCTCTACGATCCAAATGCCGTGGAAATGGCCGATCTGGTGCGCCGGCGCCGCCAGATGGTGGATATGCTGGCCATGGAAAAGCAGCGTCGCGAGCACCCTGAAGCTGCGCTGGCGCAAGCCAGCATCGATGCTCATATAGGCTTCTTGAGCAGCCAGATCGGCGAGATGGATCGGGCCATTACCCGCCAGATCGATAGCGATGCGACGCTACGGCGCCGGGCCGAACTACTCACCACCATCCCCGGCATCGGCCAGACTACGGCCGCCGTGCTGCTGGCCGAAATGCCCGAGCTGGGCGGCATCGGCAACAAGCAGGCGGCCGCCTTGGCCGGAGTCGCCCCCTTCAACCGCGATAGTGGTGAGATGCGCGGCCAGGCCCATATCGCCGGCGGACGCCTCTCGGTGCGCTGCGCTCTCTATATGGCCACCCTGTCGGCCATCCGTGCTAACCCGCCCATCCGCGACTTCTACAAAAGGCTGCGCGCCCAGGGCAAACCGGGAAAGCTCGCCATCGTCGCCGCCATGCGCAAACTCATCACGACAGCCAATGCCGTCCTTGCCAACAACACCCCCTGGCACACCAACACAGCTTGA
- the mce gene encoding methylmalonyl-CoA epimerase gives MIGRLNHIAIAVPDLAAASAKYRDLLGAHVGQPQALPEHGVTVVFIDTGNTKVELLEPLGATSPIAAFLAKNPSGGMHHICFEVADIAVAAAALTAGGARVLGDGKAKTGAHGNPVLFLHPKDFDGTLIELEEVPTPT, from the coding sequence ATGATCGGCCGGCTCAACCATATCGCCATCGCCGTGCCGGACCTGGCAGCGGCCTCGGCCAAATATCGCGACCTGCTGGGCGCCCATGTCGGCCAGCCCCAGGCACTGCCCGAGCATGGCGTCACTGTGGTGTTCATCGATACCGGCAATACCAAGGTGGAACTGCTCGAGCCGCTGGGCGCCACCTCACCAATTGCGGCGTTTCTCGCCAAGAACCCGAGCGGCGGCATGCACCATATCTGCTTTGAGGTGGCCGACATCGCCGTGGCGGCGGCGGCGCTCACCGCCGGCGGGGCGCGGGTGCTGGGCGATGGAAAAGCCAAGACCGGGGCACACGGCAATCCGGTGCTGTTCCTGCATCCCAAGGATTTCGACGGCACGCTGATCGAGCTGGAAGAGGTTCCAACCCCCACCTGA
- the scpA gene encoding methylmalonyl-CoA mutase, translated as MSDKTNFARWAELAQKELRDTPLSSLDRDYGGVAVKPVYFGDGGEVPGAEPFTRGVRATMYANRPWTIRQYAGFSTAKESNAFYRQALEKGQKGLSVAFDLATHRGYDSDHPRVVGDVGKAGVAIDSVEDMKILFDGIPLDQMSVSMTMNGAVIPVLAMFIVAAEEQGVSQAKLEGTIQNDVLKEFMVRNTYIYPPEPSMRIVGDIIAYTAQHMPKFNSISISGYHMHEAGATAVQELAFTLADGMDYVRAAQARGLDIDAFAGRLSFFFGIGMNFFLEVSKLRAARQLWSGIMTGLGAKDPRSKMLRTHCQTSGVSLTEQDPHNNIVRTTIEALAATLGGTQSLHTNSFDEAIALPTEFSSRIARNTQLILQHESRITDVVDPLGGSYYVEALTAELVEGAKKLIAQAEAEGGMTKAVQSGGPKLAIETAAALRQARVDRGEDVIVGVNRYRLDVEDALEVRDIDNAKVRLEQIALLARVRAGRDEEKCQSMLDALREYAAMDEGNLLEAAVAAARARATLGEISLALEDVFGRHHAVTRVISGVYAKGYGDDPEFAAIAGRIAAFKAARGRAPSIFIAKMGQDGHDRGAKVIASAFADLGFLVHMGDLFETAGEVAAHADDLKVDAVGVSSLAAGHKTLVPELIAALRDRELEHVTVIVGGVIPEQDYDFLLDCGVAAIFGPGTNVLSAAFSVLSQIEGRLSNR; from the coding sequence ATGAGCGACAAGACCAATTTCGCCCGCTGGGCCGAGCTCGCCCAGAAGGAATTGCGGGACACCCCGCTATCGTCGCTTGATCGCGATTATGGTGGCGTGGCCGTCAAGCCGGTCTATTTCGGCGACGGCGGCGAGGTGCCGGGGGCCGAGCCGTTTACCCGCGGTGTGCGGGCGACCATGTACGCCAACCGGCCCTGGACCATCAGGCAATATGCCGGCTTCTCGACGGCCAAGGAGAGCAATGCCTTCTACCGCCAGGCGCTGGAAAAGGGGCAGAAGGGGCTCTCGGTCGCCTTCGACCTGGCCACCCATCGCGGCTATGACAGCGACCATCCGCGCGTGGTCGGCGATGTCGGCAAGGCGGGCGTCGCCATCGATAGCGTCGAGGATATGAAGATTCTCTTTGACGGCATTCCGCTCGACCAGATGAGCGTCTCCATGACCATGAATGGCGCGGTGATCCCAGTGCTGGCCATGTTCATCGTCGCCGCCGAAGAGCAGGGCGTCAGCCAGGCCAAGCTCGAGGGCACCATCCAGAACGATGTGCTCAAGGAGTTCATGGTCCGCAATACCTATATCTATCCGCCCGAACCCAGCATGCGCATCGTCGGCGATATCATCGCCTATACCGCCCAGCACATGCCCAAGTTCAACTCGATCTCGATTTCGGGCTATCACATGCACGAGGCCGGGGCGACGGCGGTGCAGGAGCTGGCCTTTACCCTGGCCGACGGCATGGACTATGTCCGCGCCGCCCAGGCCCGCGGGCTCGATATCGACGCCTTTGCCGGGCGACTGAGCTTCTTTTTCGGCATCGGCATGAACTTCTTTCTCGAAGTCAGCAAGCTGCGCGCCGCGCGCCAGCTCTGGAGCGGGATCATGACCGGGCTGGGGGCCAAGGACCCGCGGTCCAAGATGCTGCGCACCCATTGCCAGACCTCGGGCGTGTCGCTGACCGAGCAGGACCCGCACAACAATATCGTGCGCACCACTATCGAGGCGTTGGCCGCGACTTTGGGCGGCACGCAGAGCCTCCATACCAACAGCTTTGACGAAGCCATCGCGCTGCCGACGGAGTTTTCCAGCCGCATCGCCCGCAATACCCAGCTGATCCTGCAGCATGAAAGCCGCATCACCGACGTGGTCGACCCTCTAGGAGGGTCTTACTATGTGGAAGCGCTGACCGCAGAGCTGGTTGAGGGGGCGAAAAAACTGATCGCCCAGGCCGAGGCCGAAGGTGGCATGACCAAGGCGGTGCAGAGCGGCGGGCCAAAGCTGGCCATCGAAACCGCTGCGGCCTTGCGCCAGGCCCGGGTGGACCGGGGCGAGGATGTCATTGTCGGCGTCAACCGCTACCGGCTCGATGTCGAGGACGCCCTTGAGGTGCGCGACATCGACAATGCCAAGGTGCGCCTCGAACAGATCGCGCTGCTGGCCCGCGTCCGCGCCGGCCGCGACGAGGAGAAATGCCAATCCATGCTCGATGCGCTGCGCGAATATGCGGCCATGGACGAGGGCAACCTGCTCGAAGCGGCCGTGGCCGCGGCGCGGGCCCGGGCGACATTGGGCGAGATCAGCCTGGCGCTCGAAGACGTGTTTGGCCGCCACCATGCCGTCACGCGCGTGATCTCTGGCGTCTATGCCAAGGGCTATGGCGACGACCCCGAATTTGCCGCCATTGCCGGCCGCATCGCCGCCTTTAAGGCGGCACGGGGCCGGGCGCCCTCGATCTTTATCGCCAAGATGGGCCAGGATGGCCATGATCGCGGCGCCAAGGTGATTGCCAGCGCCTTCGCCGATCTGGGGTTCCTCGTCCATATGGGGGACCTGTTCGAAACCGCCGGCGAAGTGGCCGCCCATGCCGACGATCTCAAGGTCGATGCGGTGGGCGTCTCCTCGCTGGCGGCGGGGCACAAGACGCTGGTGCCCGAACTGATCGCGGCGCTCAGGGATCGCGAACTCGAACATGTCACCGTCATCGTCGGCGGCGTCATCCCCGAGCAGGATTACGACTTCCTGCTCGATTGCGGCGTTGCGGCGATTTTCGGGCCGGGGACCAATGTGCTGAGCGCGGCCTTTTCGGTGCTCAGCCAGATCGAGGGAAGGCTGAGCAATCGATGA
- a CDS encoding acetyl-CoA carboxylase biotin carboxylase subunit, whose product MITKLLIANRGEIACRVIKTAKKMGIATVAVYSDADREALHVRMADEAVHIGPSPAKDSYLRIDKIIAACQATGAQAVHPGYGFLSENPKFTEALEAAGIIFVGPPVKAIEAMGDKITSKKLAAAAGVSTVPGHMGLIDDAEHAVIISRSIGYPVMIKASAGGGGKGMRIAHDDEEAREGFARSKSEAAASFGDDRIFIEKFVTEPRHIEIQLIGDSHGNVLYLNERECSIQRRNQKVIEEAPSPFLDEATRKAMGEQSVALAKAVGYQSAGTVEFIVDKDRKFYFLEMNTRLQVEHPVTELITGLDLVELMLRAANGEKLPLTQDQVQRKGWAIESRLYAEDPYRNFLPSTGRLTKYRPPAESASETLHVRNDTGVFEGGDISTFYDPMIAKLCTWAPTRIEAIDAMAVALDSFEVEGVGNNLPFLATVMEQERFREGRLTTGYIAEEFPEGFSGATLSEQHQLDVAAAAALLMSRREARHGFAASEWHWHVQIGEQALPVTVGETADGYTVGADWRSIAARLDWVPGAGLARVEWSDGRQSVFKVKATTTGFRIRYRGADLKVQVLAPHVASLLKHMPVKVPPDMSKYLLCPMPGQVVRIDVAEGDIVEDGQTLAVVEAMKMENVLKAEKRARVSKVHAVAGSVLAVDQVILEFEAVA is encoded by the coding sequence ATGATCACCAAACTCCTCATCGCCAATCGGGGCGAGATTGCCTGTCGGGTCATCAAGACGGCCAAGAAGATGGGCATTGCCACCGTCGCCGTCTATTCGGACGCCGACAGGGAAGCGCTGCATGTGCGCATGGCCGACGAGGCGGTGCATATCGGGCCGTCGCCGGCCAAGGATTCTTACCTGCGGATCGACAAGATCATCGCGGCCTGTCAGGCGACGGGAGCGCAGGCGGTGCATCCCGGCTATGGTTTTCTGAGCGAAAATCCAAAGTTTACCGAGGCGCTGGAGGCGGCGGGGATTATCTTTGTCGGTCCGCCGGTCAAGGCGATCGAGGCCATGGGCGACAAGATTACCAGCAAGAAGCTCGCCGCGGCGGCGGGGGTCTCGACCGTGCCCGGCCATATGGGGCTGATCGACGACGCCGAACATGCCGTGATCATCTCCCGCTCCATCGGCTATCCGGTGATGATCAAGGCTTCGGCCGGCGGCGGCGGCAAGGGCATGCGCATTGCCCATGACGACGAAGAGGCGCGCGAGGGCTTTGCCCGCTCCAAGTCGGAGGCCGCGGCGAGCTTTGGCGACGATCGTATTTTCATCGAGAAATTCGTCACCGAGCCGCGCCATATCGAGATCCAGCTGATCGGCGATAGTCATGGCAATGTGCTCTATCTCAACGAGCGCGAATGCTCGATCCAGCGGCGCAACCAGAAGGTCATCGAGGAGGCGCCATCACCCTTTCTCGACGAGGCGACGCGCAAGGCCATGGGCGAGCAGTCGGTGGCTTTGGCCAAGGCCGTCGGCTACCAAAGCGCCGGCACGGTGGAGTTCATCGTCGACAAGGATAGAAAATTCTACTTCCTCGAAATGAACACCCGCCTGCAGGTGGAGCATCCGGTCACCGAACTGATCACCGGACTGGATCTGGTCGAGCTGATGCTGCGCGCTGCCAATGGTGAAAAACTACCGCTGACGCAGGACCAGGTACAGCGCAAGGGCTGGGCCATTGAAAGCCGCCTCTATGCCGAAGATCCCTATCGCAACTTCCTGCCCTCCACCGGTCGTCTCACCAAATATCGGCCACCGGCCGAAAGCGCGTCCGAGACGCTGCATGTGCGCAATGATACCGGGGTTTTCGAGGGCGGGGATATCTCGACCTTTTACGACCCGATGATCGCCAAGCTCTGCACCTGGGCGCCGACCCGGATCGAAGCCATCGACGCCATGGCTGTGGCGCTGGACAGTTTTGAGGTCGAGGGCGTGGGCAATAATCTGCCCTTCCTCGCCACGGTAATGGAGCAGGAGCGGTTCCGCGAAGGCCGGCTGACCACCGGCTATATTGCCGAGGAATTCCCTGAAGGGTTTAGCGGCGCCACACTGAGCGAACAGCACCAGCTCGATGTGGCCGCCGCGGCGGCGCTGCTGATGAGCCGGCGCGAGGCGCGGCACGGCTTTGCCGCGAGCGAGTGGCACTGGCATGTGCAGATCGGTGAGCAGGCACTGCCGGTGACGGTGGGCGAGACGGCCGATGGCTATACGGTGGGCGCCGACTGGCGGAGTATCGCGGCGCGGCTCGACTGGGTGCCCGGGGCCGGCCTAGCCCGGGTCGAGTGGTCCGATGGCCGCCAGTCGGTGTTCAAGGTCAAGGCGACGACGACGGGTTTCCGTATCCGCTATCGCGGCGCCGACCTCAAGGTGCAGGTGCTGGCCCCGCATGTGGCGAGCCTGCTCAAGCATATGCCGGTCAAGGTGCCGCCCGACATGAGCAAATATCTGCTCTGCCCCATGCCGGGGCAGGTGGTGCGGATCGATGTGGCCGAGGGAGACATTGTCGAGGACGGCCAGACGCTGGCGGTGGTCGAGGCCATGAAGATGGAAAACGTGCTCAAGGCGGAAAAGCGCGCCCGCGTCAGCAAGGTCCATGCCGTCGCTGGGTCGGTACTGGCGGTCGATCAGGTGATCCTCGAATTTGAGGCGGTGGCATGA